From the Perca flavescens isolate YP-PL-M2 chromosome 21, PFLA_1.0, whole genome shotgun sequence genome, one window contains:
- the LOC114547649 gene encoding ATP-dependent RNA helicase DHX8, which produces MADGGVDELSQLEYLSLVSKVCTELDNHLGISDKDLAEFVIDLAEKQPTFDGFKALLLQNGAEFTDSLIGNLLRLIQTMRPPSKSSTSKASEALVKPKTEKDKLKELFPALCRPNDPVPKKLLDEDDVKVAADAMKELEMFMPSVSGTDSKSSKSRSEKSRRHSRSRSRERDRHRDRDRDRDRDREKDRKRRHRSRSRSRSRDRDRHRDGDRDKDRGKRRDKSSRWSERSPSPKKDQDKDSDRWKDKHVDRPPPEEPSVGDIYNGKVTSIMQFGCFVQLEGLRKRWEGLVHISELRREGRVANVADVVSKGQRVKIKVLSFTGSKTSLSMKDVDQETGEDLNPNRRRNVGPDGGDEISMRNPDRPSNLNLGHPPELEQDDTLERKRLTKISDPEKWEIKQMIAANVLSKEEFPDFDDETGILPKVDDEEDEDLEIELVEEEPPFLRGHTKQSMDMSPVKIVKNPDGSLSQAAMMQSALAKERRELKQAAREAEMDSIPMGLNKHWVDPLPDVDGRQIAANMRGIGMMPNDIPEWKKHAFGGNKASYGKKTQMSILEQRESLPIYKLKEQLIQAVHDNQILIVIGETGSGKTTQITQYLAEAGYTTRGKIGCTQPRRVAAMSVAKRVSEEYGCCLGQEVGYTIRFEDCTSPETVIKYMTDGMLLRECLIDSELGQYAIIMLDEAHERTIHTDVLFGLLKKTVQKRTDMKLIVTSATLDAVKFSQYFYEAPIFTIPGRTYPVEVLYTKEPETDYLDASLITVMQIHLTEPPGDVLVFLTGQEEIDTACEILYERMKSLGPDVPELIILPVYSALPSEMQTRIFDPAPPGSRKVVIATNIAETSLTIDGIYYVVDPGFVKQKVYNSKTGIDQLVVTPISQAQAKQRAGRAGRTGPGKCYRLYTERAYRDEMLTTNVPEIQRTNLASTVLSLKAMGINDLLSFDFMDAPPMETLITAMEQLYTLGALDDEGLLTRLGRRMAEFPLEPMLCKMLIMSVHLGCSEEMLTIVSMLSVQNVFYRPKDKQALADQKKAKFHQPEGDHLTLLAVYNSWKNNKFSNPWCYENFIQARSLRRAQDIRKQMLGIMDRHKLDVVSCGKATVRVQKAICSGFFRNAAKKDPQEGYRTLIDQQVVYIHPSSALFNRQPEWVVYHELVLTTKEYMREVTTIDPRWLVEFSPAFFKVSDPTRLSKQKKQQRLEPLYNRYEEPNAWRISRAFRRR; this is translated from the exons ATGGCAGACGGTGGAGTTGACGAGCTATCGCAGCTTGAATATTTGTCTTTGGTGTCTAAGGTCTGCACGGAGCTTGACAACCATCTGGGAATAAGTGACAAAGATTTAG CTGAATTTGTCATCGACCTTGCTGAAAAACAGCCGACCTTTGATGGATTCAAAGCTCTTTTGCTTCAAAATGGAGCCGAATTCACA GATTCTCTCATTGGTAATTTGCTCAGGCTCATTCAGACTATGCGACCTCCATCCAAGTCATCTACGAGTAAAG CCTCTGAGGCTTTGGTCAAGCCGAAGACAGAAAAGGATAAGTTGAAGGAGCTGTTTCCTGCACTGTGTAGACCAAATGATCCAGTGCCAAAG AAGCTATTAGATGAAGATGATGTGAAGGTAGCAGCTGATGCCATGAAAGAGCTGGAGATGTTTATGCCCAGTGTCAGTGGGACAGACTCCAAAAGCAGCAAGAGCAG GTCAGAAAAGAGCAGACGCCACAGCAGAAGTcgaagcagagaaagagacaggcaCAGAGATCGTGATAGAGATCGGGACAGAGATCGGGAGAAGGACAGGAAGAGGCGGCATCGCTCAAGGTCCAGGTCTCGCTCCAGAGACCGTGATCGGCACcgagatggagacagagacaaagatcGTGGCAAAAGAAGAGACAAATCTTCCCGTTGGTCTGAGCGCTCACCTAGCCCCAAAAAAGACCAAGACAAAGACTCTGACCGCTGGAAGGACAAACATGTGGACCGGCCACCACCAGAGGAACCTTCGGTTGGGGACATATACAATGGCAAAGTCACCAGTATTATGCAGTTTGGATGCTTTGTTCAGCTGGAGGGATTAAG GAAACGATGGGAGGGTTTGGTCCACATTTCCGAGCTGCGTAGAGAGGGCCGTGTGGCCAACGTGGCTGATGTTGTCAGCAAAGGCCAAAGAGTCAAGATCAAGGTTCTCTCATTCACCGGCTCTAAGACAAGCCTCAGTATGAAG GATGTGGACCAGGAGACAGGAGAAGACCTGAACCCCAACAGGAGGAGGAACGTAGGCCCAGACGGAGGGGATGAGATCTCCATGAGAAACCCCGACCGGCCGAGCAACCTGAACCTGGGACACCCCCCTGAGCTGGAGCAGGACGACACCTTGGAGCGCAAGAGGCTCACCAAAATTTCGGACCCAGAGAAGTGGGAGATCAAACAG ATGATTGCTGCCAACGTCTTGTCCAAAGAAGAGTTCCCTGATTTTGATGACGAGACAGGCATCCTTCCTAAAGTTGATGATGAAGAGG ATGAAGATTTGGAAATTGAGCTGGTTGAAGAGGAGCCCCCGTTCCTGAGGGGACACACCAAACAAAGCATGGACATGAGCCCTGTCAAGATTGTCAAG AATCCAGATGGCTCTCTGTCTCAAGCGGCCATGATGCAGAGCGCTCTGGCTAAGGAGAGACGAGAGTTGAAGCAGGCTGCACGAGAGGCAGAGATGGACTCCATCCCCATGGGGTTGAATAAACACTGGGTCGACCCGCTGCCAGATG TTGATGGTAGGCAGATTGCAGCTAACATGAGAGGCATTGGCATGATGCCTAATGATATCCCAGAGTGGAAGAAGCATGCTTTTGGAGGCAACAAGGCCTCTTATGGAAAGAAGACCCAAATGTCCATCCTGGAGCAGAGGGAGAGCCTGCCTATCTACAAGCTGAAGGAGCAGCTCATTCAG GCTGTCCATGACAACCAGATCCTGATTGTGATTGGAGAGACGGGGTCTGGTAAGACCACGCAGATCACTCAGTACCTGGCGGAGGCAGGCTACACCACCAGGGGGAAGATTGGCTGTACGCAGCCCCGTCGTGTAGCCGCAATGTCAGTGGCCAAGAGAGTCTCCGAGGAGTATGGTTGCTGTCTAGGCCAAGAG GTGGGTTACACCATCcgttttgaggactgtactagCCCCGAGACGGTGATCAAGTACATGACGGACGGTATGCTGTTGAGAGAGTGTCTGATCGACTCTGAATTGGGCCAGTACGCCATTATCATGTTGGATGAAGCTCACGAGAGGACAATCCACACTGATGTTCTATTTGGTTTGCTCAAGAAG acTGTACAGAAACGAACAGACATGAAACTGATTGTAACATCAGCCACATTGGACGCCGTGAAGTTCTCTCAGTATTTCTACGAAGCGCCCATCTTCACCATCCCAGGAAGAACTTACCCAGTAGAGGTTCTCTACACCAAAGAACCTGAGACGGACTACCTGGATGCCAGTCTCATCACAGTCATGCAAATTCATCTGACCGAACCTCCAG GTGACGTCCTGGTGTTTCTGACTGGACAGGAAGAGATCGACACCGCTTGTGAGATCTTGTACGAGAGAATGAAGTCACTGGGGCCTGATGTTCCCGAGCTGATTATTCTTCCAGTTTATTCTGCCCTGCCCAGTGAGATGCAGACAAGAATCTTTGACCCGGCTCCCCCAGGCAGCAGAAAG GTGGTCATTGCCACCAACATTGCAGAAACCTCACTGACCATCGATGGAATCTATTATGTGGTGGACCCTGGTTTTGTCAAGCAAAAAGTGTACAACTCAAAGACTGGCATTGACCAGCTGGTTGTGACGCCTATCTCACAG GCCCAGGCCAAGCAGAGGGCAGGTCGAGCTGGCAGAACAGGCCCAGGGAAGTGTTACAGGCTCTACACCGAGAGAGCCTACAGAGACGAGATGCTGACCACCAACGTGCCTGAGATCCAGAGAACCAACTTGGCCAGCACTGTGCTGTCTCTGAAG GCCATGGGCATCAATGACCTCCTGTCTTTTGACTTCATGGACGCTCCTCCCATGGAGACTCTGATCACAGCCATGGAGCAGCTCTACACTCTGGGAGCCCTGGATGATGAAGGCTTACTCACACGGCTGGGCAGAAGG ATGGCGGAGTTTCCTCTGGAGCCCATGCTGTGTAAGATGTTGATCATGTCCGTCCATCTGGGCTGCAGTGAAGAGATGCTCACCATCGTGTCAATGCTGTCGGTGCAGAACGTCTTCTACAGGCCCAAG GACAAGCAGGCCTTGGCCGACCAGAAGAAGGCAAAGTTTCATCAACCTGAGGGCGATCACTTGACCCTGCTGGCGGTTTACAACTCCTGGAAGAACAACAAGTTCTCCAACCCCTGGTGTTATGAGAACTTCATCCAGGCTCGCTCCCTGCGCAGAGCCCAGGACATCCGCAAACAGATGCTGGGTATCATGGACAG aCATAAACTGGATGTGGTATCTTGTGGCAAAGCCACAGTACGGGTCCAGAAAGCCATCTGCAGTGGCTTCTTCAGGAATGCAGCTAAAAAGGATCCTCAAGAAGGCTACCGGACCCTTATAGACCAGCAAGTTGTATACATCCACCCCTCCAGCGCTCTGTTCAACCGCCAGCCTGAGTG GGTTGTGTACCATGAGTTGGTGCTGACCACCAAGGAGTACATGCGGGAGGTGACCACCATCGACCCTCGCTGGCTGGTGGAGTTTTCACCAGCCTTCTTCAAAGTGTCCGACCCCACGCGCCTCAGCAAGCAGAAGAAACAACAGCGCCTCGAGCCTCTGTACAACCGTTACGAGGAGCCCAACGCTTGGAGAATCTCTCGTGCCTTCAGACGCCGTTGA